In Gemmatimonadota bacterium, the sequence CTACCTTCTCGGTGCAGTGATTGTCGTTGCCGCAGTTTTCGTCTATCTGTTTTTTCACCCCGATATTGTAGCTCGGGTCTTTTTTGGAGCGGTTCCCTTACCAGTAGAGATCAATCTCAAGCACGCTCACGACCTGCCTGCTGCCGACGAGAAGACAGTGGCCATCGTGGCGGCTGCAAGGCTCTTTCTGGACTCACTGGACGACAATCAGAGACAAGCGGCGACATATCGGTTTACCGATAACGCACAGCGTTCAAATTGGTCCAACTTTCCTGAGGGTATGGTTCCGCGTGGTGGTGTAAAGCTCGGTGTTCTCTCTGCAATACAGCGGGCGAATCTCGATAAGCTCCTTGGTGAACTCTTGAGTGAAGACGGTGTGAAAAATATCACTTATCAACTGGCCGCAGAAGACTTACTGATCTCAGGAGACCTGTTCGGCGTCATGAAATACGGCAGTGAGTACTTTTACGCTGCATTTCTCGGTGAACCGTCAAGTACAGAGCCCTGGATGTTCCAGTTCGGCGGGCACCATCTCGCATTAAACGCCACAGTATTCGGACCGAACGTTTCCTTTTCACCGATGCTGACTGGTGGCCAACCGCTGCACTTGCGCCTTGACGGTGACGAAATCTTCATTACGCAGAGGGAAACTGCGGCAGCGCAAGCGTTCATGAATAGCCTTACGGACGAACAGAAAGGACAAGCCGTTCGTGCAGAGCAGCCCATCGACCTCTTGCTGGGGCCAGGAAAGTATGGTGCAACAGTTGCGCCGGAAGGCATTAAGGGAAGCGAACTTACAGCTATGCAGAGAACGTTACTCCTGGATGTGATCGAGACCCGTTTGGGTTTCATGAACAATGACGACTATGCTGAGAAAATGAAAACCGTGGTGGCCGAGATCGAGGACACATACTTTGGATGG encodes:
- a CDS encoding DUF3500 domain-containing protein; translated protein: MKRVLIYLLGAVIVVAAVFVYLFFHPDIVARVFFGAVPLPVEINLKHAHDLPAADEKTVAIVAAARLFLDSLDDNQRQAATYRFTDNAQRSNWSNFPEGMVPRGGVKLGVLSAIQRANLDKLLGELLSEDGVKNITYQLAAEDLLISGDLFGVMKYGSEYFYAAFLGEPSSTEPWMFQFGGHHLALNATVFGPNVSFSPMLTGGQPLHLRLDGDEIFITQRETAAAQAFMNSLTDEQKGQAVRAEQPIDLLLGPGKYGATVAPEGIKGSELTAMQRTLLLDVIETRLGFMNNDDYAEKMKTVVAEIEDTYFGWWGRQGVLGAAYFRVTSPSMVLEYAVQNGEGTIDHAHSMYRELDNDYGSAWIGAE